One region of Miscanthus floridulus cultivar M001 chromosome 19, ASM1932011v1, whole genome shotgun sequence genomic DNA includes:
- the LOC136528888 gene encoding uncharacterized protein — protein sequence MTAGYIVGSLVGSFAIAYLCDTFVSDKKAFGGSTPKTVSEKEWWQATDTKFQAWPRTAGPPVVMNPISRQNFIVKSTE from the exons ATGACAGCTGGCTACATTGTTGGCTCACTGGTCGGATCCTTTGCCATTGCATACCTGTGTGACACATTTGTTTCTGACAAGAAGGCATTTGGAG GTTCCACCCCCAAGACTGTTTCTGAGAAGGAGTGGTGGCAGGCCACAGACACCAAGTTCCAGGCCTGGCCTCGCACTGCTGGGCCACCGGTTGTCATGAACCCCATCAGCCGCCAGAACTTCATCGTCAAGTCCACTGAGTAG